A single Phragmites australis chromosome 4, lpPhrAust1.1, whole genome shotgun sequence DNA region contains:
- the LOC133915868 gene encoding E3 ubiquitin-protein ligase At3g02290-like isoform X2 has product MGCLLCCLRGNGDPEGGVCCFCLPWPFLNNSHSGSAARQRGDTRVAPDHGRLPLVASTATGQVDSMDTFHSPPRPLPYDDPQFSSQIEQHPVVSGHDKASMRFQKPGQLTESQITDTGSTCTAQKLDGSSVKYHSGGPRTDGRQACVSSDNEDDCPICLEGNAVQ; this is encoded by the exons ATGGGGTGCTTGCTGTGCTGCCTGCGCGGCAACGGTGACCCGGAGGGAGGAGTCTGCTGCTTCTGCCTGCCATGGCCTTTCCTGAACAACAGCCACTCG GGTTCTGCTGCTCGTCAAAGAGGGGATACACGTGTCGCACCAGATCATGGAAGGCTTCCTCTTGTGGCTAGCACTGCTACAGGGCAAGTGGATTCAATGGATACTTTCCACTCCCCTCCAAGGCCTTTGCCTTATGATGATCCTCAATTCAGCTCTCAGATTGAGCAACACCCAGTAGTGTCAGGACATGACAAAGCGTCAATGCGGTTCCAGAAACCTGGTCAACTTACAGAAAGCCAGATTACTGATACCGGATCAACTTGCACAGCTCAAAAGCTTGACGGATCATCTGTAAAGTACCATTCAGGAGGCCCAAGAACTGATGGAAGACAAGCCTGTGTGTCTTCTGACAATGAGGATGACTGTCCAATATGCCTAGAAG